In Streptomyces dangxiongensis, one DNA window encodes the following:
- the rplK gene encoding 50S ribosomal protein L11 has translation MPPKKKKITGLIKLQINAGAANPAPPVGPALGQHGVNIMEFCKAYNAATESQRGWVIPVEITVYEDRSFTFVTKTPPAAKMILKAAGVEKGSGEPHKTKVAKITQAQVREIAETKMPDLNANDLDAASKIIAGTARSMGITVEG, from the coding sequence ATGCCTCCCAAGAAGAAGAAGATCACGGGGCTTATCAAGCTCCAGATCAACGCCGGTGCGGCGAACCCGGCTCCGCCGGTCGGCCCCGCGCTGGGCCAGCACGGCGTCAACATCATGGAGTTCTGCAAGGCGTACAACGCCGCGACCGAGTCGCAGCGTGGCTGGGTGATCCCGGTGGAGATCACGGTCTACGAGGACCGTTCCTTCACCTTCGTCACCAAGACGCCGCCGGCCGCGAAGATGATCCTCAAGGCCGCTGGTGTCGAGAAGGGCTCCGGCGAGCCGCACAAGACCAAGGTCGCCAAGATCACCCAGGCGCAGGTCCGCGAGATCGCCGAGACCAAGATGCCCGACCTGAACGCCAACGACCTGGACGCCGCGTCGAAGATCATCGCCGGCACCGCCCGCTCCATGGGCATCACGGTCGAGGGCTGA
- the nusG gene encoding transcription termination/antitermination protein NusG, with translation MSDPNLNDAIEPDKSVDDELDIVEGADEQDEFEAAEAESGEPAEEAALHVEDEDGDVEADEADEDTVVAEADEEAPVDEAGETAEDTEAADEEPAAPVDPIQALREELRSLPGEWYVIHTYAGYENRVKTNLEQRAVSLNVEDYIFQAEVPQEEVVQIKNGDRKTIKQNKLPGYVLVRMDLTNESWGAVRNTPGVTGFVGNAYDPYPLTLDEIVKMLAPEAEEKAAREAAEAEGKPAPQRKVEVQVLDFEVGDSVTVTDGPFATLQATINEINPDSKKVKGLVEIFGRETPVELSFDQIQKN, from the coding sequence GTGTCTGACCCGAACCTGAACGACGCCATCGAGCCGGACAAGTCGGTGGATGACGAACTCGACATCGTCGAGGGCGCGGACGAACAGGACGAGTTCGAGGCTGCCGAGGCCGAGTCGGGCGAGCCGGCCGAAGAGGCCGCCCTGCACGTCGAGGACGAAGACGGCGACGTCGAGGCCGACGAGGCCGACGAGGACACTGTCGTCGCCGAAGCCGACGAGGAAGCCCCCGTCGACGAGGCCGGCGAGACCGCCGAGGACACGGAGGCCGCCGACGAGGAGCCGGCCGCGCCGGTCGACCCGATCCAGGCCCTGCGCGAGGAGCTGCGCTCCCTGCCCGGCGAGTGGTACGTCATCCACACCTACGCCGGTTACGAGAACCGCGTGAAGACCAACCTGGAGCAGCGCGCCGTCTCGCTGAACGTCGAGGACTACATCTTCCAGGCCGAGGTGCCGCAGGAAGAGGTCGTCCAGATCAAGAACGGCGACCGCAAGACGATCAAGCAGAACAAGCTGCCGGGCTACGTCCTGGTCCGCATGGACCTCACCAACGAGTCCTGGGGCGCCGTCCGCAACACCCCGGGCGTCACCGGCTTCGTCGGCAACGCCTACGACCCGTACCCGCTGACCCTGGACGAGATCGTCAAGATGCTCGCCCCGGAGGCCGAGGAGAAGGCCGCCCGCGAGGCCGCCGAGGCCGAGGGCAAGCCCGCCCCGCAGCGCAAGGTCGAGGTCCAGGTGCTGGACTTCGAGGTCGGCGACTCGGTCACCGTCACCGACGGCCCGTTCGCCACGCTCCAGGCGACCATCAACGAGATCAACCCCGACTCGAAGAAGGTCAAGGGCCTCGTGGAGATCTTCGGCCGCGAGACGCCGGTCGAGCTGTCCTTCGACCAGATCCAGAAGAACTGA
- the secE gene encoding preprotein translocase subunit SecE — protein MTDAVGSIDTPDAQDEVPESKKARKGGKRAKKGPLKRLATFYRQIVAELRKVVWPSRNQLTSYTTVVIFFVAIMIALVTVIDYGLNHAAKYVFG, from the coding sequence ATGACGGACGCCGTGGGCTCCATCGATACGCCTGATGCCCAGGACGAGGTGCCCGAGTCCAAGAAGGCCCGCAAGGGCGGCAAGCGCGCCAAGAAGGGCCCGCTGAAGCGCCTGGCCACCTTCTACCGCCAGATCGTCGCGGAACTCCGCAAGGTCGTCTGGCCGTCACGCAACCAGTTGACGTCGTACACCACCGTGGTGATCTTCTTCGTCGCCATCATGATCGCGCTGGTGACCGTGATTGACTATGGGCTCAACCACGCGGCCAAGTACGTTTTCGGCTGA
- a CDS encoding pyridoxal phosphate-dependent aminotransferase — protein sequence MSAATPPTERRVSARVGAISESATLAVDAKAKALKAAGRPVIGFGAGEPDFPTPDYIVEAAVEACKNPKYHRYTPAGGLPELKAAIAAKTLRDSGWEPDVSQILVTNGGKQAIYEAFAAILDPGDEVIVPAPYWTTYPESIRLAGGVPVEVVADETTGYRVSVEQLEAARTEKTKVVLFVSPSNPTGAVYSEAETEAIGRWAVEHGLWVLTDEIYEHLVYGDAVSVSLPALLPELRDKCIVVNGVAKTYAMTGWRVGWVIGPKDVVKAATNLQSHATSNVSNVAQVAALAAVSGGLEAVAQMREAFDRRRRTVVRMLNEIDDVVCPEPEGAFYAYPSVKGLLGKEIRGKRPQDTVELAALILEEAEVAVVPGEAFGTPGYLRLSYALGDEDLVEGVSRLQKLLAEARD from the coding sequence ATGAGCGCTGCAACCCCTCCCACCGAGCGCCGGGTCTCCGCCCGCGTCGGCGCGATCTCCGAGTCCGCCACCCTCGCCGTGGACGCCAAGGCCAAGGCCCTGAAGGCCGCCGGGCGTCCGGTGATCGGCTTCGGCGCAGGTGAGCCCGACTTCCCGACCCCGGACTACATCGTCGAGGCGGCCGTCGAGGCCTGCAAGAACCCCAAGTACCACCGCTACACGCCGGCCGGTGGCCTGCCCGAGCTGAAGGCCGCGATCGCCGCGAAGACGCTGCGCGACTCCGGCTGGGAGCCCGACGTCTCGCAGATCCTCGTCACCAACGGCGGCAAGCAGGCCATCTACGAGGCGTTCGCCGCCATCCTCGATCCGGGCGACGAGGTCATCGTCCCGGCGCCGTACTGGACGACGTACCCGGAGTCGATCCGTCTCGCCGGCGGTGTCCCGGTGGAGGTCGTCGCCGACGAGACGACGGGCTACCGGGTCTCGGTCGAGCAACTGGAGGCGGCGCGCACGGAGAAGACGAAGGTGGTGCTGTTCGTCTCCCCGTCCAACCCGACCGGCGCGGTGTACTCCGAGGCGGAGACCGAGGCGATCGGCCGCTGGGCCGTCGAGCACGGACTGTGGGTGCTGACCGACGAGATCTACGAGCACCTGGTCTACGGCGACGCGGTCTCCGTGTCGCTGCCGGCGCTCCTGCCCGAGCTGCGCGACAAGTGCATCGTGGTCAACGGTGTGGCGAAGACGTACGCCATGACCGGCTGGCGCGTGGGCTGGGTCATCGGGCCGAAGGACGTGGTCAAGGCCGCGACGAACCTCCAGTCGCACGCCACCTCCAACGTCTCCAACGTCGCCCAGGTGGCCGCGCTGGCCGCCGTGTCCGGTGGCCTGGAGGCCGTGGCGCAGATGCGCGAGGCCTTCGACCGGCGCCGCAGGACCGTCGTGCGGATGCTCAACGAGATCGACGACGTGGTCTGCCCGGAGCCCGAGGGCGCCTTCTACGCCTACCCGTCGGTCAAGGGCCTGCTCGGCAAGGAGATCCGCGGCAAGCGCCCGCAGGACACCGTCGAGCTGGCCGCGCTGATCCTGGAGGAGGCCGAGGTCGCGGTCGTCCCGGGCGAGGCCTTCGGCACGCCGGGTTACCTGCGGCTGTCGTACGCGCTCGGCGACGAGGACCTCGTCGAGGGCGTGAGCCGGCTGCAGAAGCTGCTGGCGGAGGCGCGGGACTAG
- a CDS encoding adenosine deaminase yields MERVRDLSELPKAHLHLHFTGSMRPGTVLELADKYGVHLPETLAEALTTGEPPKLCATDERGWFRFQRLYDAARSCVREREDIQRLVREAAEEDLKDGSGWLEIQVDPTSYAPRLGGLIPTLEIILDAVDTASRETGLGMRVLVAANRMKHPLDARTLARLAVRYADRGVVGFGLSNDERRGLARDFDRAFHIAREGGLLSAPHGGELTGPASVRDCLDDLHATRLGHGVRAAEDPRLLKRLADRGVTCEVCPASNVALGVYEKPEDVPLRTLFEAGVPMALGADDPLLFGSRLAAQYEIARHAHGFTDAEIAELARQSVRGSAAPEEVKAKLLAGVDDWLTRPTA; encoded by the coding sequence ATGGAGCGTGTACGTGATCTGTCTGAGCTGCCGAAGGCCCATCTGCATCTGCACTTCACCGGCTCGATGCGGCCGGGGACGGTTCTGGAACTGGCCGACAAGTACGGAGTACATCTGCCCGAGACGCTGGCGGAGGCCCTCACCACCGGAGAACCGCCCAAGTTGTGCGCCACCGACGAGCGGGGCTGGTTCCGTTTCCAGCGGCTGTACGACGCGGCCCGCTCCTGTGTGCGCGAGCGGGAGGACATCCAGCGGCTGGTGCGGGAGGCCGCCGAGGAGGACCTGAAGGACGGGTCGGGCTGGCTGGAGATCCAGGTGGACCCGACGTCGTACGCGCCACGGCTGGGAGGGCTGATCCCGACGCTGGAGATCATCCTGGACGCGGTGGACACGGCCTCCCGGGAGACCGGCCTCGGCATGCGTGTGCTGGTCGCCGCGAACCGTATGAAGCATCCGCTGGACGCCCGCACGCTGGCCCGCCTCGCGGTGCGGTACGCGGACCGGGGTGTGGTCGGCTTCGGGCTGTCCAACGACGAGCGGCGCGGCCTGGCCCGGGACTTCGACCGGGCCTTCCACATCGCGCGCGAGGGCGGTCTGCTGTCGGCGCCGCACGGCGGCGAACTGACCGGTCCGGCCTCCGTCCGGGACTGCCTGGACGACCTGCACGCCACGCGGCTCGGGCACGGGGTGCGGGCCGCCGAGGACCCGCGGCTGCTGAAGCGGCTGGCCGACCGCGGCGTGACCTGCGAGGTGTGCCCGGCTTCGAACGTGGCGCTCGGCGTGTACGAGAAGCCGGAGGACGTGCCGCTGCGCACGCTCTTCGAGGCGGGCGTCCCGATGGCGCTCGGCGCCGACGACCCGCTGCTGTTCGGCTCCCGGCTGGCCGCCCAGTACGAGATCGCCCGCCACGCGCACGGCTTCACGGATGCCGAGATCGCGGAACTGGCCCGGCAGTCCGTACGGGGCTCGGCCGCCCCGGAGGAGGTCAAGGCCAAGCTGCTGGCCGGCGTGGACGACTGGCTGACCCGCCCGACGGCCTGA
- a CDS encoding UDP-N-acetylmuramate dehydrogenase — translation MSQVSRSLGPVQVLHDAPLAPLTTFRLGGPATRLLTATTDAEVIAAVREADESGTPLLVIGGGSNLVIGDKGFDGTALRIATRGVELRGTTLELAAGEVWTDAVARTVEAGLAGIECLAGIPGSAGATPVQNVGAYGQEVSSTITEVTVYDRRAGETVTLADEECAFSYRHSRFKADPERYVVLRVRFELEDAGGMSAPVKYAEAARALGVDPGDRVPLADARETVLKLRAGKGMVLDAEDHDTWSAGSFFTNPILTDERFAAFRARVRERLGDGVEPPAYPAGQGRTKTSAAWLIDRAGFTKGYGTGPARISTKHTLALTNRGDATTEDLLALAREVVAGVREAFGVTLVNEPVTVAVSL, via the coding sequence GTGTCGCAGGTGTCTCGTAGTCTTGGGCCCGTGCAGGTACTCCACGACGCCCCCCTTGCCCCGCTGACCACCTTCCGGCTGGGCGGTCCCGCGACGCGGCTGCTGACCGCCACGACCGACGCCGAGGTGATCGCCGCCGTCCGCGAGGCCGACGAGAGCGGTACGCCGCTGCTGGTGATCGGCGGCGGATCGAACCTGGTCATCGGCGACAAGGGTTTCGACGGCACCGCCCTGCGCATCGCCACGCGCGGTGTCGAGCTGCGCGGCACGACCCTGGAACTGGCGGCGGGCGAGGTGTGGACCGACGCCGTGGCCCGCACGGTCGAGGCCGGACTCGCCGGGATCGAGTGCCTGGCCGGCATCCCCGGGTCCGCGGGCGCCACACCGGTCCAGAACGTGGGCGCCTACGGCCAGGAGGTGTCCTCGACGATCACCGAGGTGACCGTCTACGACCGGCGCGCCGGCGAGACCGTCACGCTGGCCGACGAGGAGTGCGCCTTCTCCTACCGCCACAGCCGCTTCAAGGCAGACCCCGAGCGCTACGTCGTGCTCCGGGTCCGCTTCGAGCTGGAGGACGCCGGCGGGATGTCCGCGCCGGTGAAGTACGCCGAGGCGGCCCGCGCGCTCGGTGTCGACCCCGGAGACCGGGTGCCGCTGGCCGACGCCCGCGAGACCGTGCTGAAGCTGCGCGCGGGCAAGGGCATGGTGCTGGACGCCGAGGACCACGACACCTGGTCGGCCGGCTCCTTCTTCACCAACCCGATCCTCACCGACGAGCGGTTCGCCGCGTTCCGCGCGCGCGTGCGCGAGCGGCTGGGCGACGGTGTCGAGCCGCCCGCCTACCCGGCGGGCCAGGGCCGTACGAAGACGTCCGCGGCCTGGCTGATCGACAGGGCGGGCTTCACCAAGGGCTACGGCACCGGGCCCGCCCGCATCTCCACCAAGCACACCCTCGCCCTCACCAACCGGGGCGACGCCACCACCGAGGACCTGCTGGCCCTCGCCCGCGAGGTCGTCGCCGGCGTCCGCGAGGCCTTCGGCGTCACGCTGGTCAACGAGCCGGTGACGGTCGCCGTGAGCCTGTAG
- a CDS encoding MFS transporter, protein MPHKTAAPDTTTPSRAGAVWALVITSVAGFMAALDNLVVTTALPSIRQDLGGALDDLEWTVSAYTLTFAVLLMTGAALGDRFGRRRLFVAGLAVFTGASAAAALAPGIGSLIAARAVQGVGAAVMMPLTLTLLTAAVPAARRGTVYGIWGAVNGLAVASGPLIGGSLTEHVSWQWIFWLNVPLGLIALPLARLRLTESYGAGTRLDVPGTLLASGGLFGIVYGLVRGPADGWTDPVVLTALTAGGALLVGFVLYSSRAAAPMLPMRLFRSRAFSGINAASLLMFVGMFGSIFLLSQYMQGVLGYSPTEAGLRMLPWTGMPMLVAPVAGILSDRIGGRPVVAAGLFLQAAGLGYMARVATTDASYAVQLPALIISGVGMALYFAPAADLVMSSVRPQEQGVASGANNALREVGGALGIAVMASIFSAQGGYDSAQSFVDGLRPALVTGSAVVALAAVAALLIPGRRGAGRLAPGSGQPSTPVLETTSR, encoded by the coding sequence ATGCCACACAAGACCGCAGCACCCGACACCACCACACCCTCCCGCGCGGGTGCCGTGTGGGCCCTCGTCATCACCAGCGTCGCCGGCTTCATGGCGGCCCTGGACAACCTCGTCGTCACCACGGCGCTGCCCTCCATACGCCAGGACCTCGGCGGCGCGCTGGACGACCTGGAGTGGACCGTGAGCGCCTACACGCTCACCTTCGCCGTCCTGCTCATGACCGGCGCCGCGCTCGGCGACCGCTTCGGGCGCCGCCGGCTGTTCGTCGCCGGACTCGCCGTCTTCACCGGCGCCTCCGCCGCCGCGGCCCTGGCACCCGGCATCGGCTCGCTGATCGCGGCCCGTGCGGTCCAGGGCGTCGGTGCGGCCGTGATGATGCCGCTCACGCTGACCCTGCTGACCGCCGCCGTCCCCGCGGCCAGACGCGGCACCGTGTACGGCATCTGGGGCGCCGTCAACGGACTCGCCGTCGCCTCCGGGCCACTCATCGGCGGCAGCCTCACCGAGCACGTCTCCTGGCAGTGGATCTTCTGGCTGAACGTTCCGCTCGGCCTGATCGCGCTGCCGCTCGCCCGGCTGCGCCTCACCGAGTCGTACGGCGCCGGCACCCGGCTCGACGTCCCCGGCACGCTGCTCGCCAGCGGCGGGCTCTTCGGGATCGTCTACGGCCTGGTCCGCGGGCCCGCCGACGGCTGGACCGACCCGGTCGTCCTGACCGCGCTGACGGCGGGCGGAGCGCTGCTGGTGGGCTTCGTGCTCTACAGCTCGCGCGCCGCGGCCCCCATGCTGCCCATGCGCCTGTTCCGCTCCCGTGCCTTCTCCGGGATCAACGCGGCCAGCCTGCTGATGTTCGTCGGCATGTTCGGCTCGATCTTCCTCCTCAGCCAGTACATGCAGGGCGTGCTCGGCTACTCGCCCACCGAGGCGGGTCTCAGGATGCTGCCGTGGACCGGCATGCCGATGCTCGTCGCGCCCGTCGCCGGGATCCTCTCCGACCGCATCGGCGGCCGGCCGGTCGTCGCCGCGGGCCTGTTCCTCCAGGCGGCCGGCCTCGGCTACATGGCCCGGGTGGCCACCACGGACGCCTCCTACGCCGTCCAGCTACCCGCCCTGATCATCAGCGGCGTCGGCATGGCCCTGTACTTCGCCCCGGCCGCCGACCTGGTCATGTCCAGCGTCCGCCCCCAGGAGCAGGGCGTCGCCTCCGGCGCGAACAACGCCCTGCGCGAGGTGGGCGGCGCGCTCGGCATCGCCGTCATGGCGTCGATCTTCTCCGCCCAGGGTGGCTACGACTCCGCGCAGTCCTTCGTGGACGGGCTGCGGCCTGCCCTGGTCACCGGCTCGGCGGTGGTCGCCCTCGCCGCGGTCGCGGCCCTGCTGATCCCGGGCCGCCGCGGCGCCGGCCGGCTCGCGCCGGGGTCCGGACAGCCGTCGACACCGGTCCTGGAGACCACCTCCCGCTGA
- a CDS encoding TetR/AcrR family transcriptional regulator — translation MPRMSAAERRESVVRAATAEFARGGYHGTSTEAIARRVGVSQPYLFRLFPGKKAIFLAAAERCVEDTIRTFEEAAEGLRGEEALHAMANAYTKVIAERPERLMMQMQMYVAVASAEQEGDREFGEGVRAGWMRLWDTVRLALGADVDGTTDFLAYGMLINCLVAMGFPPTHRVWEGLYPSARLKGHL, via the coding sequence ATGCCCAGGATGAGCGCAGCGGAGCGGCGCGAGAGTGTCGTCCGCGCAGCGACCGCCGAGTTCGCGCGCGGTGGTTACCACGGCACCTCCACGGAGGCGATCGCCAGACGGGTCGGTGTCTCGCAGCCGTACCTCTTCCGGCTGTTCCCGGGCAAGAAGGCGATCTTCCTGGCGGCGGCCGAGCGCTGCGTGGAGGACACCATCCGCACCTTCGAGGAGGCCGCGGAGGGGCTGCGGGGCGAGGAAGCCCTGCACGCCATGGCGAACGCGTACACCAAGGTCATCGCGGAACGGCCCGAGCGGCTGATGATGCAGATGCAGATGTACGTCGCCGTGGCGTCCGCGGAGCAGGAGGGTGACCGCGAGTTCGGCGAGGGCGTGCGCGCCGGCTGGATGCGGCTGTGGGACACCGTACGGCTGGCGCTCGGCGCGGACGTCGACGGGACGACCGACTTCCTGGCGTACGGCATGCTCATCAACTGCCTCGTGGCCATGGGTTTCCCGCCCACGCACCGGGTGTGGGAGGGGCTCTACCCCTCCGCCCGCCTCAAGGGCCACCTGTAG
- a CDS encoding MaoC family dehydratase: MTAKIAYDDVEVGTDLPAQSFPVTRATLVRYAGASGDFNPIHWNEKFAKEVGLPDVIAHGMFTMAEAIRVVTDWTGDPGAVMEYGVRFTKPVVVPNDDQGALIEVSAKVAAKLDDNTVRVDLIARSGGQKVLGMSRAVVRLA; encoded by the coding sequence ATGACGGCGAAGATCGCGTACGACGACGTCGAGGTCGGCACCGACCTGCCCGCGCAGAGCTTTCCCGTGACCCGCGCCACGCTCGTGCGGTACGCGGGGGCATCCGGGGACTTCAACCCGATCCACTGGAACGAGAAGTTCGCCAAGGAGGTGGGCCTCCCGGACGTCATCGCGCACGGCATGTTCACCATGGCCGAGGCGATCCGCGTGGTCACCGACTGGACCGGGGACCCCGGCGCGGTCATGGAGTACGGCGTCCGCTTCACCAAGCCCGTCGTCGTCCCGAACGATGACCAGGGCGCCCTCATCGAGGTCAGCGCCAAGGTCGCCGCGAAGCTGGACGACAACACCGTGCGCGTCGACCTGATCGCCAGGAGCGGCGGCCAGAAGGTGCTGGGCATGTCCCGGGCGGTCGTACGACTGGCCTGA
- a CDS encoding MaoC family dehydratase N-terminal domain-containing protein — protein MALDQSFVGRTYPPTEPYEVGREKIREFAEAVGETNPVYTDPEAAKALGHPDVIAPPTFVFSITFRAAGQVVQDPRLGLDYSRVVHGDQKFAYARPVRAGDRLTVTSTIEAIKSLAGNDILDVRGEVHDETGERVVTAWTKLVARAAEEA, from the coding sequence ATGGCGCTCGACCAGTCCTTCGTGGGGCGGACGTACCCGCCCACCGAGCCCTACGAGGTGGGCCGGGAGAAGATCCGCGAGTTCGCCGAGGCGGTGGGCGAGACCAACCCGGTGTACACGGACCCCGAGGCCGCCAAGGCACTGGGTCATCCCGACGTGATCGCCCCGCCGACGTTCGTGTTCTCCATCACGTTCCGGGCTGCCGGGCAGGTCGTCCAGGACCCGCGGCTGGGACTGGACTACAGCCGCGTGGTGCACGGCGACCAGAAGTTCGCCTACGCCCGCCCGGTGCGCGCCGGCGACCGGCTGACGGTCACCTCCACGATCGAGGCGATCAAGTCCCTCGCGGGCAACGACATCCTGGACGTCCGCGGTGAGGTGCACGACGAGACGGGCGAACGCGTCGTGACCGCCTGGACCAAGCTCGTGGCCCGCGCGGCCGAGGAGGCGTGA
- the rpmG gene encoding 50S ribosomal protein L33: MAATDVRPKITLACVECKERNYITKKNRRNNPDRMEMKKHCPRCNAHTAHRETR; this comes from the coding sequence GTGGCTGCCACCGACGTCCGCCCGAAGATCACGCTGGCCTGCGTGGAGTGCAAGGAGCGGAACTACATCACCAAGAAGAACCGGCGTAACAACCCGGATCGTATGGAGATGAAGAAGCACTGCCCGCGTTGCAATGCGCACACCGCGCATCGCGAAACGCGATAA
- a CDS encoding amidohydrolase family protein has product MPDSQPQPHPPSNSPGSSGPSGPDALLLSGARLTDGRTVDVRLGGGRIEAVGTTGSLARSPARTATVDLNGYLLLPAPAEPHAHGDTTLTAERPGPVSYAPEDIQRRVTEAALLQLGHGATAVRAHVRVGDVQGLGALVAVLRARRSLRGLAELTAVAMPRLLTGVAGADGLAVLRDAVKMGASVVGGCPDLDPDPTGYVEAVLELASEHGCPVDLHTDAADPARLSRLAAMAGGLRPGVAIGPCAGLARLPVEAAHRVADQLAAAGVAVVCLPQGGCGSADRRGSAPVRLLRAAGVRVAAGSGALRDVSNPVGRGDPLEAAYLLASAHGMRPQDAYDAVCASARTALGLPEVRVEAGFPAELLAVRGDRLAGALSLAYSRIVVHRGRVVARTSAVREYCNSAATAELGLPRQGRGEPS; this is encoded by the coding sequence ATGCCTGACAGCCAGCCGCAGCCGCACCCGCCGTCGAACTCGCCGGGCTCCTCCGGGCCGTCCGGTCCGGACGCCCTCCTGCTCAGCGGCGCCCGGCTCACCGACGGGCGGACCGTGGACGTACGACTGGGCGGCGGACGCATCGAGGCGGTGGGCACGACCGGCAGCCTCGCCCGGAGCCCGGCCCGCACGGCCACCGTGGACCTGAACGGCTACCTGCTCCTGCCGGCCCCGGCCGAGCCGCACGCCCACGGCGACACCACCCTGACGGCCGAGCGCCCAGGCCCGGTGTCGTACGCGCCCGAGGACATCCAGCGCCGGGTGACGGAGGCGGCCCTGCTCCAGCTCGGGCACGGTGCGACGGCGGTACGCGCGCACGTGCGCGTGGGCGACGTCCAGGGGCTCGGCGCGCTGGTCGCGGTCCTGCGGGCGCGGCGGTCGCTGCGAGGACTCGCGGAGCTGACGGCGGTGGCGATGCCGCGGCTGCTGACCGGAGTGGCCGGGGCGGACGGGCTGGCGGTGCTGCGGGACGCGGTGAAGATGGGCGCCTCCGTGGTGGGCGGCTGCCCGGACCTGGACCCGGACCCCACCGGCTACGTGGAGGCCGTCCTGGAGCTCGCCTCCGAACACGGCTGCCCGGTGGACCTGCACACCGATGCCGCCGACCCGGCCCGGCTGTCCCGGCTCGCGGCGATGGCGGGCGGCCTGCGCCCCGGCGTGGCGATCGGGCCCTGCGCCGGTCTCGCGCGCCTGCCCGTCGAGGCCGCCCACCGGGTCGCCGACCAGCTCGCGGCGGCCGGTGTGGCGGTCGTGTGCCTGCCCCAGGGCGGCTGCGGCAGCGCCGACCGGCGGGGCTCGGCCCCGGTACGGCTGCTGCGTGCGGCCGGGGTGCGGGTGGCGGCCGGCAGCGGCGCCCTGCGTGACGTCTCCAACCCCGTCGGCCGCGGCGATCCCCTGGAGGCCGCCTACCTCCTCGCCTCCGCCCACGGCATGCGCCCGCAGGACGCCTACGACGCCGTGTGCGCCTCGGCCCGTACGGCACTGGGCCTGCCCGAGGTCCGCGTGGAGGCGGGCTTCCCGGCCGAACTCCTCGCCGTACGCGGTGACCGTCTGGCCGGCGCCCTCTCCCTGGCCTACAGCCGGATCGTGGTGCACCGGGGCCGGGTGGTGGCCCGGACGAGCGCGGTGCGCGAGTACTGCAACTCGGCGGCGACGGCGGAGCTGGGGCTGCCGCGGCAGGGGCGCGGCGAGCCGTCCTGA
- a CDS encoding NAD(P)H-binding protein, whose product MRIVIAGGHGQIALRLERLLSARGEQVAGIIRKSEQGDDLRAAGAEPVLLDLESASVEEVAAHLQGADAAVFAAGAGPGSGTTRKDTVDRGAAVLFADAAVRTRVRRFVVVSSMGADPAHQGDGVFDAYLRAKGEADAYVTRQEALDWTILRPGSLTDDAGTGLVRLEAHTGRGAIPRDDVAAVLAELVDTPATTGLTLELVGGSTPVSVAVKSVAGN is encoded by the coding sequence ATGCGCATTGTCATTGCTGGTGGTCATGGTCAGATCGCGTTGCGGCTGGAGCGCCTGCTCTCCGCGCGCGGAGAGCAGGTGGCGGGCATCATTCGCAAGTCCGAACAGGGCGACGATCTCCGGGCGGCCGGTGCCGAACCGGTCCTGCTGGACCTGGAGTCGGCCTCGGTGGAGGAGGTCGCGGCGCACCTCCAGGGGGCGGACGCGGCGGTCTTCGCGGCCGGCGCGGGTCCGGGCAGCGGTACGACCCGCAAGGACACCGTGGACCGGGGCGCGGCGGTGCTGTTCGCGGACGCGGCGGTACGCACGCGCGTACGGCGCTTCGTGGTGGTGTCCTCGATGGGCGCGGATCCCGCGCACCAGGGCGACGGGGTCTTCGATGCGTACCTGCGCGCCAAGGGCGAGGCCGACGCGTACGTCACCCGGCAGGAGGCGCTCGACTGGACGATCCTGCGCCCGGGTTCGCTGACGGACGACGCGGGCACCGGGCTGGTCCGGCTGGAGGCGCACACGGGTCGCGGCGCGATCCCCCGGGACGACGTGGCGGCCGTTCTCGCGGAGCTGGTGGACACCCCGGCGACGACCGGGCTCACGCTGGAGCTGGTCGGCGGTTCGACGCCGGTGTCGGTCGCGGTGAAGTCGGTGGCCGGGAACTGA
- a CDS encoding DUF6233 domain-containing protein, with protein sequence MNDDRPLTRLDMLRFARRVVEHQAARQLALMDRWIADEERREAERQRRFTVRQAAAEWAVERGLNGRSAVFVHTGGCTAAGGRAKGVDREQAVRALTEEGVPACPLCRPDTTLGILE encoded by the coding sequence GTGAACGATGACCGTCCGCTGACGCGTCTCGACATGCTGCGCTTCGCCCGCCGTGTCGTCGAACACCAGGCTGCCCGGCAGCTTGCGCTGATGGATCGTTGGATCGCGGACGAGGAACGCCGGGAGGCCGAACGACAGCGTCGGTTCACCGTCCGGCAGGCAGCCGCGGAGTGGGCCGTCGAGCGCGGCCTCAACGGCCGCAGCGCGGTGTTCGTCCACACCGGCGGCTGTACGGCCGCCGGGGGGCGGGCGAAGGGCGTGGACCGCGAGCAGGCGGTACGCGCCCTGACCGAGGAAGGCGTCCCCGCGTGCCCGCTGTGCCGGCCGGACACCACGCTGGGGATTCTCGAATGA